A stretch of the Bacillus sp. B-jedd genome encodes the following:
- a CDS encoding GNAT family N-acetyltransferase: MDVVLVNSEKEKQDAFSVRRTVFVDEQQVPEEEEIDQYEDDCAHFVLYNGAEPQGAGRFRVVDGYGKVERICVLKEARGTGAGKAIMGKIEDHAKEQGIEKLKLNAQVQAIPFYDRLGYEVVSEEFLDAGIPHRTMVKTIK, translated from the coding sequence ATGGACGTCGTTTTAGTGAACAGCGAGAAGGAAAAGCAGGACGCTTTTTCCGTCAGAAGAACGGTATTTGTCGATGAGCAACAGGTGCCGGAAGAAGAAGAAATCGATCAATATGAGGACGATTGCGCACATTTTGTCCTATATAACGGGGCCGAACCGCAGGGAGCGGGCCGCTTCCGCGTCGTGGACGGTTATGGGAAAGTCGAGCGGATCTGCGTGTTAAAGGAAGCTCGCGGAACAGGCGCTGGAAAAGCAATCATGGGCAAAATCGAGGACCATGCGAAAGAACAGGGAATCGAAAAGCTGAAATTGAATGCCCAGGTCCAGGCAATCCCCTTCTATGACCGCCTCGGATACGAGGTCGTCTCAGAAGAATTCCTTGACGCTGGGATTCCGCACAGGACCATGGTGAAAACAATAAAGTAA
- a CDS encoding UvrD-helicase domain-containing protein → MKSAIYQSGTVQLDTLGRDRYQKIYMAGRNGELSCPSCLEPVRLYLGIEKEPHFYHLYHPEKVCAVATEPIKETREIEGFRVPSAKPVGEGFQGAQPLAVGTATATASLPASENPHDYVKLLEAEGFQLDGNQAAAVTETEGPILVLAGAGSGKTRVLTARTAYMLDVRGIKPAEIMLVTFTTKAAQEMKSRLLRYPNMKSELLSKLVSGTFHSIFYRILMHADGSKWNNGRLLKKEWQREKIVKDAGRELGLSEKDFPYDLALQQIGYWKNSLLSPSEATADSEWEETALLLYERYELYKQHQGLFDFDDMLTSCYELFKTRPDILTMYQDRFRYFLIDEFQDINKVQYELIKLLSAKTKNVCVVGDDDQTIYSFRGSSPEFLLNFEQDFPGARLVLLSQNYRSSNEIVAAANRIISFNKKRRRKEMAACTSEGLPPVAFFPYDEEEEATMIVTDIQEKIARGADPSDFAILYRTHAGSRAVFERLASSNLPFRIEQDAESFYERRTVKTVLGFLKLAINMDDIDAVAAILPALFLKQEVLSDIKASTILDDCSALEALGKINTPHAFQVKKLKAAVDAIKSMRGMAPFSAIEKIEKELGFLDYLKKRGSEGNKLEKGSDDIKDLKVAAKNFNTIEALLDHASHMAAMNHEIKNLSKHFTSSVTLSTIHRAKGLEYKTVYILGAVDGSLPHDYALESLRNGDTAPLEEERRLFYVAITRAMERLYISVPSMRRNRAANPTRFLTPVRKDLKRGILQK, encoded by the coding sequence ATGAAATCTGCTATCTATCAAAGCGGTACTGTCCAACTGGATACATTGGGCAGGGACCGCTATCAGAAAATATATATGGCCGGCAGGAACGGCGAATTGTCCTGCCCCTCTTGCCTAGAACCAGTCCGCCTTTATCTGGGGATTGAAAAAGAGCCGCATTTCTACCATTTATATCATCCTGAAAAAGTTTGCGCCGTGGCCACCGAGCCGATAAAGGAAACGCGTGAAATCGAAGGCTTCCGTGTACCGAGCGCGAAACCGGTTGGGGAAGGCTTCCAAGGAGCGCAGCCGCTCGCAGTAGGCACGGCGACTGCGACAGCTTCTCTCCCAGCTTCAGAAAATCCCCACGACTATGTAAAACTGCTCGAAGCGGAAGGCTTTCAGCTGGACGGGAACCAGGCGGCAGCGGTAACGGAAACCGAAGGGCCCATCCTCGTCCTTGCAGGGGCTGGCAGTGGCAAAACGCGCGTCCTCACTGCAAGAACCGCTTATATGCTTGACGTCCGCGGCATCAAGCCGGCTGAAATCATGCTTGTTACTTTTACAACGAAGGCTGCGCAGGAAATGAAATCGCGCCTGCTCCGCTATCCGAATATGAAAAGCGAGCTTCTGTCAAAATTGGTCTCCGGGACGTTCCACAGCATTTTTTACCGGATTTTGATGCATGCCGATGGGTCGAAGTGGAATAACGGCCGGCTTTTGAAAAAGGAATGGCAGCGCGAGAAAATCGTCAAGGACGCGGGACGGGAACTTGGCTTGTCGGAAAAAGATTTTCCATATGACCTCGCTCTCCAGCAGATCGGCTATTGGAAAAATTCCCTACTCTCCCCCTCTGAAGCCACGGCTGATTCTGAGTGGGAAGAGACGGCTCTTCTGTTATATGAGCGGTACGAATTGTACAAGCAGCACCAGGGGCTGTTCGATTTTGACGATATGCTCACTAGCTGTTACGAGCTTTTTAAAACCCGACCTGACATCCTCACCATGTACCAGGACCGTTTCCGTTATTTCCTGATAGATGAATTCCAAGACATTAACAAAGTGCAATACGAATTGATAAAACTGCTGTCAGCGAAAACGAAAAATGTGTGCGTTGTCGGCGATGATGACCAGACGATTTACTCGTTCAGGGGCAGCTCCCCTGAGTTCCTGCTCAACTTCGAACAGGATTTTCCTGGTGCGAGGCTCGTTTTGCTCAGCCAGAATTACCGCTCCTCCAATGAAATTGTCGCGGCCGCGAACCGGATTATTTCTTTCAATAAAAAGCGGCGCCGCAAGGAGATGGCTGCCTGCACAAGCGAAGGGCTGCCGCCGGTCGCCTTCTTCCCTTATGACGAGGAGGAAGAAGCGACGATGATTGTCACCGACATTCAGGAAAAGATCGCCCGAGGCGCGGATCCTTCTGACTTTGCGATTTTATACCGGACACATGCTGGCTCGCGCGCGGTTTTTGAACGGCTCGCTTCGTCCAACCTGCCGTTCAGGATCGAGCAGGACGCCGAGTCCTTTTATGAGCGGAGGACAGTCAAGACCGTGCTCGGTTTCCTTAAGTTAGCAATCAACATGGATGATATCGACGCCGTCGCAGCGATTCTACCGGCGCTGTTTTTGAAACAGGAAGTCCTATCCGACATTAAGGCTTCCACCATCCTTGATGACTGCAGCGCACTTGAGGCTCTCGGCAAAATAAACACCCCTCATGCTTTCCAGGTGAAAAAGCTTAAAGCAGCTGTCGACGCCATTAAGTCGATGCGCGGAATGGCCCCATTTTCGGCAATCGAAAAAATCGAGAAAGAACTTGGCTTCCTTGATTATCTAAAAAAGCGGGGCAGCGAGGGCAATAAGCTCGAAAAAGGTTCGGATGATATAAAAGATTTAAAGGTTGCGGCTAAGAACTTTAACACAATCGAGGCACTCCTTGACCACGCCTCCCATATGGCGGCGATGAATCATGAAATCAAGAACCTGAGCAAGCATTTCACCAGTTCGGTCACCCTCAGCACGATCCATCGCGCGAAAGGGCTTGAATATAAAACTGTTTATATCCTTGGTGCGGTCGATGGCAGCCTGCCACATGACTATGCGCTTGAAAGCTTGCGAAACGGCGACACCGCCCCACTTGAAGAGGAAAGACGGCTCTTTTACGTTGCGATTACCAGAGCAATGGAGCGTTTATATATATCCGTTCCATCAATGCGCCGGAATCGCGCGGCCAATCCGACCAGATTCCTGACGCCCGTGAGGAAAGACTTGAAGCGCGGAATTTTGCAAAAATAA
- the spoVAE gene encoding stage V sporulation protein AE: MLAMFFWAFVIGGLICVAGQLLMDLAKLTPGHMLSLLVVIGAVLDGFGLYEPFMDFAGAGATVPITSFGNSLVHGALQEADQHGLVGVLTGMFEVTSSGISAAIIFGFIGALIFKPKG, translated from the coding sequence ATGCTGGCAATGTTTTTTTGGGCGTTTGTGATAGGGGGATTGATATGTGTAGCCGGACAGCTCCTTATGGATCTGGCAAAATTGACTCCAGGCCACATGCTCAGCCTCCTTGTCGTCATCGGAGCAGTCTTGGATGGGTTTGGACTCTATGAACCGTTCATGGATTTTGCGGGCGCCGGGGCAACCGTCCCGATTACTAGTTTCGGGAATTCACTTGTCCATGGGGCGCTTCAGGAAGCCGACCAGCATGGCCTGGTAGGGGTGTTGACCGGCATGTTCGAGGTCACCAGCTCCGGCATCTCAGCCGCGATTATCTTCGGGTTTATCGGGGCGCTCATCTTTAAACCAAAGGGATAG
- a CDS encoding YjcZ family sporulation protein codes for MCFGYGYGGCGYGYGGYGGGYGSTFVLIVVLFILLIIVGASFY; via the coding sequence ATGTGCTTCGGTTACGGTTATGGCGGTTGCGGCTACGGCTACGGCGGTTATGGCGGCGGTTATGGTTCTACATTTGTTCTGATCGTCGTATTATTCATCCTCTTGATTATTGTTGGCGCAAGCTTCTATTAA
- a CDS encoding stage VI sporulation protein F: MDNGFFKNLEKKTGVNMKDVFELAASLQNANFKDERTVRGVIQRVSQIARKPVNKELEDKIVESIIKDGKSLDFNTISNMLNKK, encoded by the coding sequence ATGGATAATGGGTTTTTTAAAAATCTTGAAAAGAAGACCGGTGTAAACATGAAGGACGTATTCGAACTTGCGGCATCCCTGCAAAACGCCAACTTTAAAGATGAACGGACAGTTCGCGGAGTCATCCAGCGTGTCTCCCAAATTGCAAGAAAACCGGTGAACAAGGAGTTAGAGGATAAAATTGTCGAGTCGATTATTAAGGACGGCAAGTCGCTTGATTTCAATACGATTTCGAATATGCTGAACAAAAAATAA
- a CDS encoding GNAT family N-acetyltransferase, which translates to MKVDIRRPLVKDVEELNRFFRTVITDTFEKEGIGDKVDDLEEEIGMKMSYLQSDLENGGLNRYFLVAIAGGKIIGSIEFGPASALIAECTKGALSGLMEVGTVFVHPAWQRQGVGSLLLQKIGDVLVRNGLEDICLDSGYIRAQAIWKKKFGPPEYVLKDYWGEGFDHFIWKIKVKDLMA; encoded by the coding sequence ATGAAGGTTGATATTAGAAGGCCTTTAGTGAAAGATGTGGAAGAGCTGAATAGATTTTTCAGGACGGTGATCACCGATACGTTTGAAAAGGAAGGTATTGGCGATAAAGTGGACGACCTAGAAGAGGAAATCGGCATGAAGATGAGCTACTTGCAAAGCGACCTTGAAAACGGGGGACTGAACCGTTATTTTCTTGTTGCTATTGCGGGTGGCAAGATAATCGGGTCGATTGAATTCGGCCCTGCAAGCGCTCTGATAGCCGAGTGCACAAAGGGAGCATTAAGTGGTCTGATGGAAGTAGGAACGGTTTTTGTCCACCCTGCCTGGCAGAGGCAGGGGGTAGGCAGTCTGCTTTTGCAAAAAATAGGCGATGTGCTGGTGAGAAATGGCTTGGAGGATATCTGTCTCGATAGCGGGTATATTCGCGCCCAGGCGATCTGGAAAAAGAAGTTCGGTCCGCCTGAGTATGTGCTGAAAGATTACTGGGGCGAAGGCTTCGACCATTTCATTTGGAAAATCAAGGTCAAGGATCTAATGGCTTGA
- a CDS encoding 2'-5' RNA ligase family protein, with the protein MRFGVVLFPSKQLQDWVNSYRKRYDPHYSLIAPHLTVVNAFEATEEEAESIAGQLREAVKKHDPFTLKTSKISSFHPVNNVIYLKVDPSDEIIALHKDLNDLLESPGMQYKFVPHVTVGQKLSDDEHFDVYGTLKMQGIDHEEEIDRVHLLYQLENGQWTVYETFRLGKDAD; encoded by the coding sequence ATGAGATTTGGTGTTGTACTTTTTCCATCTAAACAGCTTCAGGACTGGGTAAATTCGTACCGGAAACGCTATGATCCGCACTATTCGCTGATCGCTCCGCATCTAACGGTAGTGAACGCGTTCGAGGCGACAGAAGAAGAAGCAGAATCCATCGCGGGCCAGCTGCGGGAAGCGGTAAAAAAACATGATCCATTTACATTAAAAACATCCAAGATTAGCTCCTTTCATCCAGTCAATAACGTCATCTATTTAAAAGTTGATCCAAGTGACGAAATCATTGCGCTTCATAAAGACCTGAATGATCTGCTAGAGAGCCCGGGGATGCAATACAAATTCGTCCCTCACGTCACTGTCGGCCAAAAGCTTTCCGATGACGAGCATTTCGATGTGTATGGAACATTGAAAATGCAGGGCATTGACCATGAAGAAGAAATCGACCGTGTCCACCTTCTGTATCAGCTTGAGAACGGACAGTGGACAGTATATGAAACATTCCGCCTTGGAAAGGACGCAGACTGA
- a CDS encoding alpha/beta hydrolase — protein sequence MEFPRGTVNEVFFESKELGETIRLLIHLPAAFSPLYKYSLLIAQDGDDYFRLGRLGTLADELLAKKEIENLIIVGIPYKDTEDRRSKYHPDGNKHSAYIRFLAHELIPYLDREFPTYQMGATRALAGDSLAGTVSLLAALAYPHTFGKVLIQSPYVNETVLQAADECSGNPPIDIYHSIGKNEHTAELVNGKTADFLTPNRELSKVFSSKSFGYTFTEFDGNHAWTYWQPDLRTALKTLF from the coding sequence ATGGAATTCCCGCGTGGAACGGTCAATGAAGTCTTTTTTGAAAGCAAAGAGCTCGGCGAAACCATTCGACTGCTGATCCATCTGCCGGCGGCGTTTTCGCCGCTATATAAATACTCCCTCCTGATTGCCCAGGATGGAGACGATTATTTCAGACTCGGCCGGCTTGGCACGCTCGCCGACGAACTTTTGGCAAAAAAAGAAATCGAAAACCTCATCATTGTCGGCATTCCTTATAAGGATACCGAAGACCGGCGCAGCAAATATCATCCTGATGGCAATAAGCATTCCGCCTATATCCGCTTCCTAGCTCATGAATTGATTCCTTACCTTGACAGGGAATTCCCGACGTACCAGATGGGAGCGACCCGCGCGCTGGCCGGTGATTCATTGGCCGGGACGGTTTCCCTGCTGGCGGCGCTCGCCTATCCGCATACATTCGGGAAGGTGCTGATCCAGTCGCCATACGTCAACGAGACAGTGTTACAAGCCGCAGATGAATGCAGCGGGAACCCCCCAATCGACATTTATCATTCGATTGGCAAAAATGAACACACAGCGGAACTCGTTAACGGGAAAACCGCCGACTTCCTGACGCCTAACAGGGAGCTTTCGAAGGTTTTTTCCTCGAAATCATTCGGCTACACGTTCACCGAATTCGACGGAAACCACGCTTGGACATACTGGCAGCCTGACCTTAGGACCGCTTTGAAGACATTGTTTTAA